Proteins encoded within one genomic window of Herpetosiphonaceae bacterium:
- a CDS encoding isochorismatase family cysteine hydrolase, with amino-acid sequence MPGFVESAAPFLRYLEEWHDNLKDESLDALIGGQPDKVAVVCVDVIVGFCKEGALASPRVDTIVEPIARLFSELHERGVRHFVLPQDTHEPDAVEFMSYPPHCIRGTAESETVPELLALPFSDSFTIIEKNALSAFVDTALPGWVREHPQVAMYIVTGDCTDLCTYNLAMHLRMDANARQLDRRVVLVEDCVDTYDIPVDTARQLGIRPHPGDFHHLVFLHHMEQNGVEIVRRLV; translated from the coding sequence ATGCCTGGATTTGTAGAATCTGCCGCGCCGTTTCTGCGCTACCTGGAAGAGTGGCACGACAACCTCAAGGACGAGTCGCTGGATGCGCTGATCGGCGGGCAGCCCGACAAGGTGGCCGTCGTCTGTGTCGATGTGATCGTCGGCTTCTGCAAGGAGGGAGCGCTCGCCAGCCCGCGCGTCGACACGATCGTCGAGCCGATCGCGCGGCTATTCTCGGAGCTGCACGAGCGCGGGGTGCGGCATTTTGTGCTGCCGCAGGACACCCACGAGCCCGACGCGGTCGAGTTTATGTCGTATCCGCCGCACTGCATCCGAGGCACCGCCGAGTCGGAGACGGTGCCGGAGCTGCTGGCGCTACCCTTCAGCGACTCATTCACGATCATTGAGAAGAACGCGCTGAGCGCCTTTGTGGATACCGCTCTGCCCGGCTGGGTGCGCGAGCATCCGCAGGTTGCCATGTACATCGTCACCGGTGACTGTACTGATCTCTGCACCTACAACCTGGCGATGCACCTGCGCATGGACGCCAACGCACGGCAGCTCGATCGGCGCGTGGTGCTGGTAGAGGATTGTGTCGATACCTACGACATCCCGGTTGACACGGCGCGCCAGCTTGGCATCCGCCCGCATCCCGGCGATTTTCATCATCTGGTCTTCCTGCACCACATGGAGCAGAACGGCGTCGAGATCGTCAGACGGCTGGTGTAG
- a CDS encoding PRC-barrel domain-containing protein has translation MEDISHQLREGMEIQTSDGTKLGKISEIWFGTSVGGPIHSEEETCVEVHRGFLGRDHLFLPCRVISGIDQNTVMLSVDAETVDKTAAWHQKPAWIR, from the coding sequence ATGGAAGACATCAGCCATCAACTGCGTGAAGGGATGGAGATACAGACGAGCGATGGCACGAAGCTAGGCAAAATCAGTGAGATCTGGTTCGGCACATCGGTGGGCGGTCCCATCCACAGCGAGGAAGAAACCTGCGTTGAGGTGCATCGCGGCTTCCTGGGGCGGGACCATCTTTTCCTGCCCTGCCGGGTCATCAGCGGTATCGACCAGAACACCGTCATGCTCTCAGTCGATGCGGAGACGGTCGATAAGACCGCAGCCTGGCACCAGAAGCCAGCCTGGATCAGGTAG